Proteins encoded by one window of Candidatus Stoquefichus sp. SB1:
- a CDS encoding polysaccharide pyruvyl transferase family protein, translating into MKKIAIITIYHKNYNYGGQLQAYAMTSFLNKKGYTAKQIDFDRVSGGFLKNKGKVFMKWPYSKKKEFIINHFQRWKSSKNSGTFTMQYNNTIKKFDDFILEIPHTSKYNKSNISQISDNYDFYITGSDQVWNMDYCTDEYFLEFVKDKKKCISYAASMQVLDLGETSRQKLFKQIKDYKAISVRESGAKNLIESLGIDNVSLVCDPVMLLDKAQWDEIAKEPDTKKKYLFAYLIQRNKKERSIECEKLADKLGLELICITSPGWENDLSSTINQVPNGIGPKEFLGLIKNAEYIVTDSFHAVSFSIIFNKVFFSYGEDDRKITLLNFFGLKNQIVKKSGLQETYANRVIDYLEVNKKLSAYNNSSIEYLEKALNSGEEND; encoded by the coding sequence ATGAAAAAAATAGCAATTATTACTATATATCATAAAAATTATAATTATGGTGGACAACTTCAAGCATATGCTATGACAAGTTTTCTAAATAAAAAGGGATATACAGCAAAACAAATAGATTTCGATAGAGTTAGTGGTGGTTTTTTAAAAAATAAGGGAAAAGTTTTTATGAAGTGGCCTTATTCTAAGAAAAAAGAATTTATTATAAATCATTTTCAAAGATGGAAATCATCTAAAAATAGTGGAACGTTTACTATGCAATATAATAATACTATTAAGAAATTTGATGATTTTATATTAGAAATACCACATACATCCAAATATAATAAATCAAATATTTCTCAAATAAGTGATAATTATGATTTTTATATTACTGGAAGTGATCAGGTTTGGAATATGGATTATTGCACAGACGAATATTTTTTAGAATTTGTTAAAGATAAGAAAAAATGTATCTCTTATGCTGCTAGTATGCAAGTTTTAGATTTAGGGGAAACTTCAAGACAAAAATTATTTAAACAAATAAAGGATTATAAGGCTATTTCAGTAAGAGAAAGTGGTGCAAAAAATTTAATTGAATCATTAGGAATAGATAATGTTAGTTTGGTTTGTGATCCTGTAATGCTTTTGGATAAAGCACAATGGGACGAAATTGCAAAAGAACCTGATACTAAGAAAAAATATTTGTTTGCGTATTTAATTCAAAGAAATAAGAAAGAACGATCAATTGAATGCGAGAAACTTGCTGACAAACTAGGGTTAGAATTAATATGCATTACTTCTCCTGGATGGGAAAATGATTTGAGTTCAACAATTAATCAAGTTCCTAATGGTATTGGTCCAAAAGAATTCTTAGGATTAATAAAAAACGCTGAATATATTGTTACTGACTCATTTCATGCTGTTTCATTCTCTATTATTTTTAATAAAGTATTTTTCAGTTATGGGGAAGATGATAGAAAAATAACGTTGTTAAATTTTTTTGGATTAAAGAATCAAATAGTTAAAAAATCTGGATTACAAGAAACATATGCAAATAGAGTGATTGATTACTTAGAAGTTAATAAAAAATTAAGTGCATATAATAACAGTTCTATAGAATATTTAGAGAAAGCATTAAATAGTGGTGAAGAAAATGATTAG
- a CDS encoding Coenzyme F420 hydrogenase/dehydrogenase, beta subunit C-terminal domain, whose translation MISPSNDYKKCINCGVCESVCKNDAIYFENNNEGFLYAKIDSKKCIGCLQCQKNCIANIELEYNLIESMRGYAGKYMVKEERIKSTSGGFCDALSKYVIKNNGCVFGVAYSEDFKLTEYICVNNFKDLSKIRGVKYCQSTNPNIALLEKKLNETNLVLIIGLPCVITALSNAFSRKYNNLLLVALVCHGPTSTKVHNKFLSKYNENFNCIQLRKKYGGKDYFYLANDNRVIDKRLWENTSYFEAFNILNNEACYSCKYKLSSIKADILVGDYWGLEDDKEFFSEDGNNAIIFMNDRIKEDELFSNLPNFEYKKKTINDIVSRNKSIICKGEKSPYYDNFIKYIDTCANLDNTIKKTIPFKIRIKKNIKIIIMKFLPIKVITFVRQRRK comes from the coding sequence ATGATTAGTCCTTCTAATGATTATAAGAAATGTATTAATTGTGGGGTGTGTGAAAGTGTTTGTAAAAATGACGCTATATATTTTGAAAATAACAATGAAGGTTTTCTTTATGCAAAAATTGATAGTAAAAAATGTATAGGTTGTTTACAGTGTCAAAAAAACTGTATCGCCAATATCGAGTTAGAATACAATCTAATAGAAAGTATGCGAGGCTATGCCGGAAAGTATATGGTTAAAGAAGAAAGAATTAAATCTACAAGTGGGGGATTTTGTGATGCATTATCTAAATATGTAATCAAAAATAATGGATGTGTTTTTGGAGTAGCATATAGTGAAGATTTTAAATTAACAGAATATATATGTGTAAATAATTTTAAAGATTTATCTAAAATACGTGGTGTAAAATATTGTCAATCTACTAATCCAAACATAGCTTTGCTAGAAAAAAAACTAAATGAAACTAATCTGGTTTTAATTATAGGATTACCTTGTGTTATAACTGCATTAAGCAATGCTTTTTCTAGAAAATATAATAATTTATTACTCGTAGCATTAGTATGCCATGGACCCACTAGTACAAAAGTTCATAATAAATTTCTTAGTAAATACAATGAAAATTTTAATTGTATACAACTAAGAAAAAAATATGGTGGAAAAGATTATTTTTATTTAGCTAATGATAATAGAGTTATAGATAAAAGACTATGGGAAAATACATCATATTTTGAAGCGTTTAATATTCTAAATAATGAAGCATGTTACTCTTGCAAATACAAACTAAGTTCTATTAAGGCAGACATATTAGTTGGGGATTATTGGGGATTAGAAGATGATAAAGAATTTTTTTCTGAAGATGGAAATAATGCAATCATATTTATGAATGACAGAATTAAAGAAGATGAATTATTTAGTAATTTGCCTAATTTTGAATATAAAAAGAAAACTATTAATGATATTGTTTCTAGAAATAAATCGATTATTTGTAAAGGAGAAAAATCACCATATTATGATAACTTTATAAAATATATTGATACCTGTGCAAACTTAGATAACACTATAAAGAAAACAATTCCTTTTAAAATTAGAATAAAAAAAAATATAAAAATTATAATTATGAAATTTTTACCAATAAAAGTAATAACTTTCGTACGACAAAGGAGAAAATAA